From one Myxococcus xanthus genomic stretch:
- a CDS encoding twin-arginine translocase TatA/TatE family subunit, which produces MLGLGLGEIIVLGFILLVVFSAARMGQLGNAVGKFVYSFRKASRGEDLVDAKPLPPGRRSTTDAEFTEPEQPRRR; this is translated from the coding sequence ATGCTGGGCCTCGGCCTCGGAGAAATCATCGTCCTCGGCTTCATCCTGCTGGTGGTCTTCTCGGCCGCCCGCATGGGTCAGCTCGGCAATGCCGTGGGCAAGTTCGTGTACTCGTTCCGCAAGGCGTCGCGCGGCGAGGACCTGGTGGATGCGAAGCCGCTGCCTCCGGGCCGCCGCAGCACCACGGACGCCGAGTTCACGGAGCCCGAGCAGCCGCGCCGCCGCTAG
- a CDS encoding polyhydroxyalkanoate synthesis regulator DNA-binding domain-containing protein, translated as MSEAEQAGAPSKEPKIIKRYTNRKLYDTVESRYVTLDEIAAMIKEGTEVRIVDNRTKEDLTSVTLAQIIFEEEKKKNQMPLSVLREIIRHPGESISGFIQKEVSPRVASIREEAESRLDKLLRRDENAPRAEGEPEAPVAAAEDTAAADTAAAAGLSPADLLKASQRAFEEWQRRIDERVKHVVENLTGNLPALGRDMASLTQRLDELEKKLEQAEQQKGPPTQE; from the coding sequence ATGAGCGAGGCTGAGCAAGCAGGCGCTCCGAGCAAGGAGCCGAAGATCATCAAGCGGTACACGAACCGGAAGCTCTACGACACCGTGGAGAGCCGGTACGTCACCCTTGATGAGATCGCAGCGATGATCAAGGAGGGCACCGAGGTACGGATTGTCGACAATCGTACCAAGGAGGACCTGACCTCCGTCACCCTCGCGCAGATCATCTTCGAAGAGGAGAAGAAGAAGAACCAGATGCCGCTGTCGGTGCTGCGGGAAATCATCCGCCACCCCGGCGAGTCCATCTCCGGGTTCATCCAGAAGGAGGTCTCCCCGCGAGTCGCCTCCATCCGCGAGGAGGCCGAGTCCCGCCTCGACAAGCTCCTGCGCCGGGACGAGAACGCCCCCCGGGCAGAGGGAGAGCCCGAGGCCCCCGTCGCCGCCGCCGAGGACACCGCCGCCGCGGACACCGCTGCCGCCGCGGGGCTCAGCCCGGCCGACCTGCTCAAGGCCAGCCAGCGCGCCTTCGAGGAGTGGCAGCGCCGAATCGACGAGCGCGTGAAGCACGTCGTGGAGAACCTGACCGGCAACCTGCCCGCGCTCGGCCGCGACATGGCCTCGCTCACCCAGCGCCTCGATGAGCTGGAGAAGAAGCTGGAGCAGGCCGAGCAGCAGAAGGGCCCGCCGACGCAGGAGTAG
- a CDS encoding ArsA family ATPase, producing the protein MAGLLDKRLWIVSGKGGVGKSTVAAALALRSARAGKRTLVCEVNTQERVSRFLERPEAGPEVAQLEQNLWAVNVRPQEAMREYGLMVLRFETLYKTVFENRLVRQFLRFIPSLQELVLLGKIMFHLQEKLPDGRWRFDTVIMDAPATGHAISFLSVPQVLIQTVPPGPMAREAQKMRDLLVDPAVTAAVLVALPEEMPVNEALELHAALRDKVSLRTHAAVLNQSFPERFTEADLEALGGHPELLAVAQAHHDRAAQAVLAGTKLERNLHAPVYPVPRLFTPEFGRKAIEQVMEHLEPLVTGAA; encoded by the coding sequence ATGGCCGGACTACTCGACAAGCGCCTGTGGATCGTCTCCGGCAAGGGCGGAGTCGGCAAAAGCACCGTCGCAGCGGCCCTGGCCCTGCGCTCGGCGCGCGCGGGCAAGCGCACCCTGGTGTGCGAAGTGAACACCCAGGAGCGCGTCAGCCGCTTCCTGGAGCGCCCCGAAGCCGGGCCCGAAGTGGCCCAACTGGAGCAGAACCTCTGGGCCGTCAACGTGCGGCCCCAGGAGGCCATGCGCGAGTACGGCCTCATGGTCCTCCGCTTCGAGACCCTCTACAAGACGGTCTTCGAGAACCGGCTGGTGCGCCAGTTCCTCCGCTTCATCCCGTCCCTGCAGGAGCTGGTGCTGCTGGGAAAAATCATGTTCCACCTGCAGGAGAAGCTCCCGGACGGGCGCTGGCGGTTCGACACCGTCATCATGGACGCGCCGGCCACGGGCCACGCCATCTCCTTCCTCAGCGTGCCGCAGGTGCTGATTCAGACGGTGCCGCCGGGGCCCATGGCCCGCGAGGCCCAGAAGATGCGCGACCTCCTCGTGGACCCGGCGGTGACGGCCGCCGTGCTGGTGGCGCTCCCCGAGGAGATGCCGGTGAACGAGGCGCTGGAGCTGCACGCGGCGCTGCGGGACAAGGTGAGCCTGCGAACGCACGCGGCGGTGCTCAACCAATCCTTTCCGGAGCGCTTCACCGAAGCGGACCTGGAGGCCCTGGGGGGCCATCCGGAGCTGCTCGCCGTGGCCCAGGCGCACCACGACCGCGCGGCACAGGCGGTGCTCGCCGGGACGAAGCTGGAGCGCAACCTGCACGCGCCCGTCTACCCCGTCCCCCGGCTCTTCACGCCCGAGTTCGGGCGCAAGGCGATTGAACAGGTCATGGAGCACCTCGAACCTCTCGTGACGGGGGCGGCGTGA
- a CDS encoding zinc-ribbon domain-containing protein, with translation MIVKCERCQTRFKIPDEKVTEKGVKVRCTKCQNTFRVTREAAVGAPGEPPAPSSDGQVDPFAQFGVAPDPTSVDVTKPGYFELGVEASKPMPARPSPPGPSWNSMDGDLGSEDGVFREPTRITSLPLPPAARPPDAPVGRAPPPGAFVVPGTERSGRPPAAVPAPPGPGSAPARAAGARGAGGPAGMEDRSMPPVPEDAGPSVSPASARRAAAPPPVADPFSELLGPPSPAEPSAANALRRSAVPPPPGGAPAGAVALGTLRPGAAPPPAAPPAYGGDDPFASIDIDDAAAMPTMATGAPPPVENDPFASIDIDDATVPSAAPGLPRPVGSDPFASIDIHAAVPAKSPRAASPSVGSDPLAAADIHASGPAKSTKAAAPSVGSSPLAAADIHAAGPAKSTSPSSGNGPLAAFDLHASSPAAAGSNDPFAAIDLRAPAASTRKAAPPPAGSNPFASIDIHADASAASGSGPVPGGSDPFASVDLHADSSAAIPSSVNPRDLFDLGSDVGGHGEDSGLLPTDTGRAALFGTSDASDASLLGDVPPAVDDAEAFGVTLGRVGAPSGVQREVLDMDGLPSKPVVTVAKPTARPEDVGIPQSRPSSRLRKALGFTVNFVLAAALVAVLGTVGRVYLSEGRLDVSALSLDSLRTLFVPASKPLVAVDVTNGLYETREGRSLFYVRGDAANHSDAAARIRVRAALYDGSQRVASAEALVGGVPTPEELYGVGSPDAAVALRQRVDEAAVSVAPGAKAPFVVIFPEHPADPGGYRLELTLEPERSKSAEAAPRTE, from the coding sequence ATGATCGTCAAGTGTGAGCGGTGCCAGACGCGGTTCAAGATCCCCGACGAGAAGGTGACCGAGAAGGGGGTCAAGGTCCGCTGCACCAAATGCCAGAACACGTTCCGGGTCACCCGCGAGGCCGCTGTCGGCGCCCCGGGTGAGCCGCCAGCCCCCTCCTCGGACGGGCAGGTGGACCCTTTCGCTCAATTTGGGGTCGCGCCAGACCCCACGTCGGTGGACGTCACCAAGCCGGGCTACTTCGAGCTGGGCGTCGAGGCGAGCAAGCCGATGCCTGCTCGCCCCAGTCCTCCTGGGCCGAGCTGGAACAGCATGGACGGCGACCTGGGCTCGGAAGACGGTGTCTTCCGGGAGCCCACGCGAATCACATCGCTGCCGCTGCCTCCCGCCGCGCGTCCGCCCGATGCGCCGGTTGGCCGCGCGCCACCGCCGGGCGCCTTCGTGGTGCCAGGTACTGAGCGTTCGGGGCGTCCGCCCGCCGCGGTGCCTGCGCCCCCTGGCCCGGGAAGCGCACCTGCGCGAGCGGCGGGGGCCCGAGGTGCGGGTGGCCCCGCTGGCATGGAGGACCGCTCCATGCCTCCCGTCCCCGAGGATGCTGGGCCCTCCGTGTCCCCGGCCAGTGCTCGCCGCGCCGCCGCGCCGCCGCCGGTGGCCGACCCGTTCTCGGAGCTCCTGGGGCCGCCTTCGCCTGCCGAGCCGTCGGCTGCGAATGCGCTCCGCCGAAGCGCGGTGCCGCCGCCTCCGGGGGGCGCGCCCGCGGGTGCCGTGGCGCTTGGGACATTGCGTCCGGGCGCGGCTCCGCCCCCCGCTGCTCCGCCCGCTTATGGTGGGGACGATCCGTTTGCGTCCATCGACATCGATGATGCGGCGGCGATGCCAACGATGGCCACGGGGGCGCCGCCACCGGTGGAGAACGACCCGTTCGCGTCCATCGACATCGACGATGCGACGGTTCCGTCGGCGGCGCCTGGGCTGCCTCGGCCCGTGGGGAGCGACCCGTTCGCGTCCATCGACATCCATGCGGCGGTGCCCGCGAAGTCCCCGAGGGCTGCCTCACCTTCGGTAGGAAGCGATCCTCTCGCGGCGGCAGACATCCATGCCTCCGGGCCTGCGAAGTCCACGAAGGCCGCGGCACCTTCAGTAGGAAGCAGTCCTCTCGCTGCGGCCGACATTCATGCCGCCGGGCCTGCGAAGTCCACGTCGCCTTCATCGGGGAATGGTCCTCTCGCCGCGTTCGACCTACATGCGTCGTCGCCAGCCGCTGCGGGCAGTAACGACCCCTTCGCCGCCATCGACTTGCGGGCACCTGCCGCGTCGACCCGGAAGGCAGCGCCGCCGCCTGCCGGAAGCAACCCGTTTGCATCCATCGACATCCATGCTGACGCTTCCGCCGCGTCTGGCAGCGGGCCTGTGCCAGGCGGGAGTGACCCGTTCGCGTCCGTCGACCTCCACGCCGACTCCTCGGCCGCGATACCGTCTTCCGTGAATCCCCGGGACTTGTTCGACCTTGGCTCGGACGTGGGCGGGCACGGCGAGGATTCCGGCCTCCTGCCCACGGACACGGGCCGCGCCGCGCTGTTCGGGACCTCGGATGCATCCGATGCCTCCCTGCTTGGCGATGTCCCCCCCGCCGTGGATGACGCGGAGGCCTTTGGCGTCACCCTGGGCCGGGTCGGGGCACCCAGCGGCGTCCAGCGCGAGGTGCTGGACATGGACGGGCTGCCGTCGAAGCCCGTGGTCACCGTGGCCAAGCCCACCGCGCGTCCCGAGGACGTGGGCATCCCGCAGAGCCGCCCGTCGAGCCGGCTTCGCAAGGCGTTGGGCTTCACCGTCAACTTCGTGTTGGCCGCGGCCCTGGTGGCCGTGCTGGGCACGGTCGGCCGGGTGTACCTGAGCGAGGGCCGCCTCGACGTGTCGGCCCTGTCGCTGGACTCCCTGCGCACGCTTTTCGTGCCCGCGTCGAAGCCGCTCGTGGCCGTGGATGTGACGAACGGGCTGTACGAGACGCGCGAGGGCCGGTCGCTCTTCTACGTCCGCGGGGACGCAGCGAACCATTCGGACGCCGCCGCCCGCATCCGCGTGCGCGCCGCGCTGTATGACGGAAGCCAGCGCGTGGCCTCCGCCGAGGCGCTCGTGGGCGGGGTCCCCACGCCCGAGGAACTCTACGGCGTGGGCTCACCCGACGCGGCGGTGGCCCTGCGCCAGCGCGTCGACGAGGCCGCCGTCTCCGTGGCGCCCGGCGCCAAGGCCCCCTTTGTCGTCATCTTCCCCGAGCACCCCGCGGACCCGGGGGGCTACCGGCTGGAGCTGACACTGGAGCCCGAGCGCTCCAAGTCGGCGGAGGCCGCCCCCCGGACGGAGTGA
- a CDS encoding tetratricopeptide repeat protein, which translates to MAALGVVVSGCRTTGSAAREEPQAKSPKQEFHFDAVTVTADLELDKLNDEELFAGGTSAFAANDFQQAARYFGRLVDFFPDSRHRRAALYNAGLAHQRIKEWEEAGHRFSELSDPARGQGDALDAAFRVAEVDYHLERYEQASKLLGIIAAREDLPLNRRLEAQVQQGICQLESGSPETAEATLRKALSTYDALEDKGEVDDYFPAQAHFFIGELYRLHYEGVKLDPAKGADKLAQDLNYKAELLLSAQGHYLRSIRVGNGYWATAAGTQIGSLYENLYEHMVNSPAPAELDASEAEIYRQELRKKIRVLLTKSINIYERTLETAERIGSQSTFVDRTRESLAKVKALLLADAEGEPASAAPSSGGEPHT; encoded by the coding sequence ATGGCCGCGCTGGGCGTCGTCGTGTCCGGGTGCCGGACGACGGGCTCCGCCGCGCGGGAGGAGCCGCAGGCGAAGTCGCCCAAGCAGGAGTTCCACTTCGACGCGGTGACGGTGACGGCGGACCTGGAGCTGGACAAGCTCAACGACGAGGAGCTCTTCGCGGGCGGCACGTCGGCCTTCGCCGCGAACGATTTCCAACAGGCGGCGCGCTACTTCGGCCGGCTCGTGGACTTCTTCCCCGACAGCCGCCACCGCCGCGCGGCGCTCTACAACGCGGGCCTTGCCCACCAGCGCATCAAGGAGTGGGAGGAAGCCGGTCACCGCTTCTCCGAGCTGTCGGACCCGGCCAGGGGCCAGGGGGACGCGTTGGACGCGGCCTTCCGCGTGGCGGAGGTGGACTACCACCTGGAGCGCTACGAACAGGCCTCGAAGCTGCTGGGCATCATCGCCGCGCGCGAGGACCTCCCCCTCAATCGCCGCCTCGAAGCGCAGGTGCAGCAGGGCATCTGCCAGTTGGAGAGCGGCTCGCCGGAAACCGCCGAGGCCACCCTGCGCAAGGCGCTCTCCACCTACGACGCCCTGGAGGACAAGGGCGAGGTGGACGACTACTTCCCCGCACAGGCCCACTTCTTCATCGGCGAGCTGTACCGGCTCCACTACGAGGGCGTGAAGCTGGACCCGGCGAAGGGCGCGGACAAGCTCGCCCAGGACCTCAACTACAAAGCCGAGCTGCTCCTGTCCGCGCAGGGCCACTACCTGCGCTCCATCCGCGTGGGCAACGGCTACTGGGCCACCGCCGCGGGGACGCAGATTGGTTCGCTTTACGAGAACCTTTACGAGCACATGGTGAACTCACCCGCCCCCGCTGAGCTGGATGCCAGCGAGGCCGAAATCTACCGGCAGGAGCTGCGGAAGAAGATTCGGGTGCTGCTCACCAAGTCCATCAACATCTACGAGCGCACGTTGGAGACGGCCGAGCGCATCGGCTCGCAGAGCACCTTCGTGGACCGCACGCGTGAGAGCCTGGCCAAGGTGAAGGCCCTGCTGCTGGCGGACGCGGAGGGCGAGCCCGCGTCGGCGGCGCCCTCCTCCGGGGGCGAGCCCCATACCTGA
- a CDS encoding ParA family protein codes for MRRIAFINEKGGTCKTTLAVNTAAWLAKERGLRVLLVDLDTQGHAGKALGVDVRTLPRNVFHLLTDTSVRFEDVVQRSALEGLDVLPAYKEMADFPVVVAADERRAHRLADRLRAAEAAGYDAIVFDAPPSMGTTTRNILVAATEVVVPVALTYLALDGCAEVADTVRQVGEAEGRPDLRVTKVVPTLYRKTALATAILERLKAYFPDALAATPLGYDVKVDEAQSHGQTIWEYAPRSRGAQMLAAIAAELHGEPAPKRRRASQKA; via the coding sequence ATGAGGCGCATCGCGTTCATCAATGAGAAGGGTGGGACCTGCAAGACGACCCTGGCGGTGAACACCGCCGCCTGGCTGGCCAAGGAGCGTGGCCTGCGGGTGCTGCTGGTGGACCTGGACACGCAGGGCCACGCGGGCAAGGCCCTGGGCGTGGACGTGCGCACCTTGCCGCGCAACGTGTTTCACCTGCTGACGGACACGTCGGTGCGCTTCGAGGACGTCGTCCAGCGCTCGGCCCTCGAGGGCCTTGACGTGCTGCCCGCGTACAAGGAGATGGCGGACTTTCCCGTCGTGGTGGCCGCGGATGAACGTCGGGCCCACCGGCTGGCGGACCGCCTGCGCGCGGCGGAAGCGGCGGGCTATGACGCCATCGTCTTCGACGCGCCACCCTCCATGGGGACCACCACGCGCAACATCCTGGTGGCCGCCACCGAGGTGGTGGTGCCGGTGGCGCTGACGTACCTGGCGCTGGATGGCTGCGCGGAGGTAGCGGACACCGTGCGCCAGGTGGGCGAGGCGGAAGGGCGGCCGGACCTCCGCGTCACGAAGGTGGTGCCCACGCTGTACCGGAAGACGGCGCTGGCCACGGCGATTCTGGAGCGCCTGAAGGCCTACTTCCCGGACGCGCTGGCGGCCACGCCGCTGGGCTACGACGTGAAGGTCGACGAGGCCCAGAGCCACGGGCAGACCATCTGGGAGTACGCGCCGCGCAGCCGAGGCGCGCAGATGCTGGCCGCCATCGCCGCGGAGTTGCACGGAGAGCCCGCCCCCAAGCGGAGGCGGGCGTCACAGAAGGCCTGA
- a CDS encoding glycerophosphodiester phosphodiesterase: MLLLAHRGASADAPENTLEAFAEAVRQGADGVELDAMLCGSGEVVVCHDERLERLARLPWEVRLTPWWKLQRADVGSPLGFAPARIPLLEEVLEALPPQFLVNIELKCERADDGGLAEQVARLVRRRGLAGRVVISSFNPLCLFRLAAAAPELRRGLLIDPDKSWALQAYGVSPLVSSHSVHPFHEACTPERVAAWRAAGMSVAAWTVDDPQRAHVLERMGVSYLITNRPGAVRQALHPAA; encoded by the coding sequence ATGCTCCTGCTTGCCCACCGTGGCGCCAGCGCCGATGCCCCCGAGAACACCCTGGAAGCCTTCGCCGAGGCGGTCCGCCAAGGCGCGGACGGTGTGGAACTGGACGCGATGCTCTGTGGCTCGGGCGAGGTCGTCGTCTGCCACGACGAGCGCCTGGAGCGCCTCGCGCGGCTGCCGTGGGAGGTTCGCCTCACCCCGTGGTGGAAGCTCCAGCGGGCGGACGTCGGCTCGCCGCTGGGCTTCGCCCCCGCCCGAATCCCGCTGCTGGAAGAGGTGCTGGAGGCCCTGCCACCGCAGTTCCTGGTCAACATCGAGCTCAAGTGCGAGCGCGCCGACGACGGAGGCCTGGCGGAGCAGGTGGCGCGGCTGGTGCGCCGGCGCGGACTGGCGGGCCGGGTCGTCATCTCCAGCTTCAACCCGCTGTGTCTCTTCCGCCTGGCGGCGGCGGCGCCGGAGCTGCGCCGGGGGCTGCTCATCGACCCGGACAAGTCCTGGGCCCTGCAGGCCTACGGGGTGAGCCCGCTCGTGTCGTCACACTCGGTCCACCCCTTCCACGAGGCCTGCACCCCGGAACGGGTGGCCGCGTGGCGCGCGGCCGGGATGAGCGTGGCGGCGTGGACGGTGGACGACCCCCAGCGCGCCCATGTCCTGGAGCGGATGGGGGTCAGCTACCTCATCACCAACCGGCCGGGGGCGGTCCGTCAGGCCCTGCACCCCGCCGCGTAG
- a CDS encoding ArsA family ATPase, which produces MSTTALSPALAGKRVLICVGSGGVGKTTAAAALALRASVDGRSSLVCTIDPARRLANSLGLTALGNAETRVPATALEPLGVQPRASLYAMMLDMKQTWDELITRVAPPEQRERILSNRFYQSLSTALAGSQEYISMEKLWELRRSSNYELIVLDTPPTAHALDFLDAPNRVLDFLDNDAAKWLLTPALKAGKLGMSLFNRGGYVMRGLAKFTGTEMLQELSNFMLAISSLNEGFRERARGVRQLLEDPNTGFVLVTSPHPERMDEAIHFHKMLKQHRMEVVSLVVNRVHPMPTEALWADAATLTPSRRAKVEETLREQQILAEQDRTGIDQLQAACPGVPIVQVPRFAMDVHDISALWRTGRYLVGDETLG; this is translated from the coding sequence GTGAGCACGACGGCCCTGTCGCCCGCGCTGGCGGGCAAGCGCGTCCTCATCTGCGTGGGCTCCGGCGGCGTGGGCAAGACGACGGCGGCGGCCGCGTTGGCCCTGCGCGCGTCGGTGGATGGGCGCTCCAGCCTGGTGTGCACCATCGACCCGGCGCGGCGGCTGGCCAACTCGCTGGGCCTCACGGCGCTGGGCAACGCGGAGACGCGCGTCCCCGCCACCGCGCTGGAGCCCCTGGGCGTCCAGCCCCGCGCGTCGCTGTACGCGATGATGCTGGACATGAAGCAGACGTGGGACGAGCTCATCACCCGCGTCGCTCCGCCCGAGCAGCGCGAGCGCATCCTGTCCAACCGCTTCTACCAGTCGCTCTCCACGGCCCTGGCGGGCAGCCAGGAATACATCTCCATGGAGAAGCTGTGGGAGCTGCGCCGCAGCAGCAACTACGAGCTCATCGTCCTGGACACGCCGCCCACCGCGCACGCGCTGGACTTCCTGGATGCGCCCAACCGCGTGCTGGACTTCCTGGACAACGACGCGGCGAAGTGGCTCCTCACCCCGGCGCTCAAGGCCGGCAAGCTGGGGATGTCCCTGTTCAACCGCGGCGGCTATGTCATGCGGGGCCTGGCCAAGTTCACCGGCACGGAGATGCTCCAGGAGCTCTCCAACTTCATGCTCGCCATCTCCTCGCTCAACGAGGGCTTTCGCGAGCGCGCCAGGGGCGTGCGCCAACTGCTGGAGGACCCGAACACCGGCTTCGTGCTGGTGACGAGCCCCCACCCCGAGCGCATGGACGAAGCCATCCACTTCCACAAGATGCTCAAGCAGCACCGCATGGAGGTGGTGTCGCTGGTGGTCAACCGCGTGCACCCCATGCCCACGGAGGCGCTGTGGGCGGACGCGGCCACGCTGACGCCCAGCCGCCGCGCCAAGGTGGAAGAGACGCTGCGCGAGCAGCAAATCCTGGCCGAGCAGGACCGCACCGGCATCGACCAGCTCCAGGCCGCCTGTCCGGGTGTCCCCATCGTCCAGGTGCCCCGCTTCGCGATGGATGTGCACGATATCTCCGCCCTGTGGCGTACCGGACGCTACCTGGTAGGCGACGAGACACTCGGCTGA